In a genomic window of Maricaulis maris MCS10:
- a CDS encoding ATP-binding protein has protein sequence MLDLKQKIWPDQSEHGRLRLASERAVSVFFTLAGVSGLAITAINIPYLEDYPLSVTLGGLISLMCLAGPFITVGTQHFARNTRIVSHLVASLLLALSLTAQEMVSPSNLLFIPAVLTVTLALGWRDGLATLLMAYAAYVGTFVMTGAEWASVLPDVSIFTLIAGQVLAATFVFAGARVFRTQMVQAAIELQRKSEQAEEATRVKSEFLATVSHEIRTPLNGVLGMARVLDDGSLRPDQSDQVQAITRSGEVLLSTLNDVLDLSRIEEGLMVVETRPFDLPAMINGVAQLYVITAAEKSVEFFIEISPDLDLTQKRVGDENRITQILHNLLSNAIKFTAEGRVDLVVSPGETPSDIRFTVRDTGIGMSEAEVRRVFERFTQADQSTSRKYGGSGLGLCIASQLATLMGGRIDVQSEPGVGSCFTASLKLPAHDGARVQDGPEAMAVSPPANTAARDLKILVVDDVSINREVMRGLLAKLGFSAEFAASGEEAMDAVRQAEFGTIFLDISMPGLSGYEVLEQIRALEQAQARRPSKIVAQTANMMTHQVREYGEAGFDGVLGKPVRLELLQEQLDAA, from the coding sequence ATGCTGGATCTGAAGCAGAAAATTTGGCCGGACCAGTCGGAACATGGTCGCTTGCGGCTCGCGAGCGAGCGCGCCGTTTCGGTCTTCTTCACATTGGCAGGCGTATCCGGGCTCGCCATTACCGCGATCAATATTCCCTATCTTGAGGACTACCCGCTGTCGGTCACGCTGGGCGGTCTGATCTCACTCATGTGCCTGGCCGGCCCCTTCATAACCGTCGGGACGCAGCATTTCGCGCGGAATACGCGCATAGTATCGCACCTGGTCGCATCCCTCCTCCTTGCGCTCTCGCTGACCGCCCAGGAGATGGTGAGCCCAAGCAATCTGCTGTTTATCCCCGCGGTATTGACGGTGACGCTGGCATTGGGGTGGCGCGATGGACTGGCCACCCTTCTCATGGCCTATGCCGCCTATGTCGGCACTTTCGTGATGACAGGCGCTGAGTGGGCGAGCGTTTTGCCCGATGTGAGCATTTTCACGCTGATCGCCGGCCAGGTCCTGGCCGCGACCTTCGTGTTTGCGGGCGCACGCGTCTTTCGCACGCAAATGGTGCAGGCCGCGATCGAACTTCAGCGCAAGTCCGAGCAGGCGGAAGAAGCGACCCGGGTGAAGTCCGAGTTTCTGGCCACGGTCAGTCACGAGATCCGGACACCGCTCAATGGTGTTCTGGGCATGGCGCGGGTGCTGGACGATGGAAGCTTGCGGCCGGACCAGAGCGACCAGGTCCAGGCCATCACCAGGTCGGGTGAAGTCCTGCTGAGTACGCTCAATGATGTTCTGGACCTCTCGCGTATCGAGGAAGGCCTGATGGTCGTCGAGACCCGGCCCTTCGACTTGCCGGCGATGATCAATGGCGTGGCCCAGCTCTATGTCATCACAGCGGCTGAGAAATCGGTGGAGTTCTTCATCGAGATCAGTCCGGATCTCGACCTGACCCAAAAGAGGGTCGGTGACGAAAACCGGATCACCCAGATACTTCACAATCTTCTCTCCAACGCGATCAAGTTCACGGCCGAAGGCCGCGTGGATCTCGTGGTCTCGCCCGGCGAGACGCCATCAGACATTCGCTTCACCGTGCGCGACACGGGTATCGGGATGAGCGAGGCGGAAGTCCGCCGGGTCTTCGAGCGCTTTACCCAGGCTGATCAGAGCACGTCCAGGAAATATGGGGGCAGTGGCCTGGGATTGTGCATCGCGTCGCAACTGGCCACGCTCATGGGCGGGCGAATTGACGTGCAAAGCGAACCCGGTGTCGGGTCCTGCTTCACGGCAAGCCTGAAGCTTCCGGCCCATGACGGGGCGCGTGTGCAGGACGGACCCGAAGCGATGGCGGTCAGCCCGCCGGCAAACACCGCCGCCCGGGACCTCAAAATCCTGGTCGTGGATGATGTCAGCATCAATCGCGAGGTCATGCGCGGCTTGTTGGCGAAGCTGGGGTTCTCGGCCGAATTTGCCGCCTCCGGTGAGGAGGCCATGGACGCGGTTCGTCAGGCCGAATTCGGCACGATCTTTCTCGACATCTCAATGCCCGGGCTCAGTGGCTATGAGGTTCTCGAACAGATCAGGGCGCTGGAACAGGCTCAAGCCCGACGGCCCAGCAAGATCGTCGCGCAGACCGCCAACATGATGACCCACCAGGTGCGCGAATATGGCGAGGCGGGCTTTGACGGTGTGCTCGGCAAGCCTGTCCGGCTGGAACTGCTGCAAGAGCAACTCGACGCGGCTTGA
- a CDS encoding winged helix-turn-helix domain-containing protein, with product MTFSSPGGDASATRFRIGTAHCDLIACVLVRKGETHRLEPRLAGVLHLLARRGISPVTRDEFLETVWEEDGSDEALNQAISRLRRLLGDASLIRTLPRIGYSLSAPVERAETLPNPAPTSPFQAWLRTGLGFIQRPFLTGLAVGVLVTALLASVFWPRTLEQEFEIFTGELDEVGVTLPDETE from the coding sequence ATGACATTTTCCTCACCCGGCGGCGACGCTTCAGCGACGCGTTTCCGGATCGGCACGGCCCATTGTGACCTCATCGCCTGCGTGCTGGTGCGCAAGGGCGAGACCCATCGCCTCGAGCCGCGCCTGGCCGGTGTGCTCCACCTGCTCGCAAGGCGCGGCATAAGCCCGGTCACCCGCGATGAATTCCTGGAGACGGTGTGGGAGGAGGATGGCAGCGATGAAGCGCTCAACCAGGCCATTTCCCGCCTGCGGCGCCTGCTGGGCGATGCCAGCCTGATCCGCACCTTGCCACGCATCGGCTACAGCCTCAGCGCCCCGGTCGAGCGCGCCGAAACCCTGCCAAACCCGGCCCCGACCTCACCCTTCCAGGCCTGGCTGCGCACCGGCCTGGGCTTCATCCAGCGCCCCTTCCTCACCGGCCTCGCCGTCGGCGTGCTTGTCACGGCGCTGCTGGCGAGCGTGTTCTGGCCGAGGACGCTTGAGCAGGAGTTTGAGATTTTTACGGGGGAGTTGGATGAGGTTGGGGTGACGCTGCCGGATGAGACGGAGTAG
- a CDS encoding serine hydrolase domain-containing protein, whose translation MKALSFLTRVWPRLAGATGLVPGLAVGLALAFSAAGHTQALDRITASDAARERLSEAFDALEAAGFTGIVGISQGGETVLMRGAGMADAQTGRPYGPDTQVDIGSVTKSYTGMLAAQLISDGTLSADLRLDEVFDNVPADKAGITLHQMLTHAAGFPGGVGDDLAEEDFDTFLANAFAAPLRFEPGTDYYYSNVGYSLAAAIMERATGQSYEALLRDRLMSVGIDHTGYQTAFDGERAVHLEDGRDVAEASWGGHPPNWNLIGNGGLVSTAPDMLAWRQAWSAGELISPQARDLGQTPFQDEGGGASHYGYGLVVEDDPAFGRVYWHNGGNPHFNAHWRELADHGLILFVAADQRRLNADRVVDVLTAAWFDQLWRIDPRPARSATPVTLPDTPAGQLVADFMATLKGDAAAHQAFIETRFTPDMLAYADMDRHLAMFDQLAADFGGGALLGFNETATQVRFSVFAATMGESIPITFDIAGDDALRVAGLQIG comes from the coding sequence ATGAAAGCTTTGTCATTCCTCACACGCGTATGGCCCCGTCTCGCCGGTGCGACCGGCCTGGTCCCGGGTCTGGCAGTCGGCCTGGCGCTGGCGTTCAGCGCGGCTGGACACACCCAGGCCCTCGACCGGATCACCGCCTCTGATGCCGCCCGCGAACGCCTGTCCGAGGCCTTCGACGCGCTCGAGGCCGCCGGATTTACCGGCATTGTCGGCATTTCGCAGGGCGGCGAGACCGTGCTGATGCGCGGCGCCGGCATGGCCGATGCGCAGACCGGCCGCCCCTATGGTCCGGACACCCAGGTCGATATCGGCTCGGTCACCAAGAGCTATACCGGCATGCTGGCCGCCCAGCTGATCAGCGATGGCACCCTGTCCGCCGATCTGCGCCTGGATGAAGTGTTCGACAATGTCCCCGCCGACAAGGCCGGCATCACCCTGCACCAGATGCTGACCCATGCGGCCGGCTTCCCCGGCGGGGTCGGTGATGATCTGGCGGAGGAGGATTTCGACACTTTCCTGGCCAATGCCTTTGCCGCCCCGCTGCGCTTTGAGCCGGGCACGGATTATTACTACTCCAATGTCGGCTACTCGCTGGCCGCCGCCATCATGGAGCGGGCGACGGGGCAGAGCTATGAGGCCCTGTTGCGCGACCGCCTGATGTCGGTCGGGATCGACCACACCGGTTATCAGACCGCCTTCGATGGTGAGCGCGCGGTGCATCTGGAGGACGGGCGCGATGTGGCCGAGGCCTCCTGGGGCGGCCATCCGCCCAACTGGAACCTGATCGGCAATGGCGGGCTGGTCTCGACCGCGCCGGACATGCTGGCCTGGCGACAGGCCTGGTCGGCCGGCGAGCTGATCTCGCCGCAAGCGCGCGATCTCGGCCAGACACCCTTCCAGGACGAGGGCGGCGGAGCCTCGCATTATGGCTATGGACTGGTGGTCGAGGATGATCCAGCGTTTGGCCGGGTCTACTGGCATAATGGCGGCAATCCGCATTTCAACGCGCATTGGCGCGAGCTCGCCGATCACGGCCTGATCCTGTTTGTGGCCGCCGACCAGCGCCGCCTCAATGCCGACCGGGTTGTCGACGTTCTGACCGCGGCCTGGTTCGACCAGCTCTGGCGCATCGACCCAAGGCCCGCCCGGTCGGCGACGCCGGTCACATTGCCGGACACGCCGGCCGGTCAATTGGTCGCCGATTTCATGGCCACCCTCAAGGGCGACGCCGCCGCGCATCAGGCTTTCATCGAAACGCGTTTTACGCCGGACATGCTGGCCTATGCCGACATGGACCGGCACCTGGCCATGTTCGATCAATTGGCGGCGGATTTCGGTGGCGGCGCTTTGCTCGGCTTCAACGAAACTGCCACGCAGGTCCGTTTCTCCGTGTTTGCGGCGACCATGGGCGAGAGCATTCCGATCACATTCGACATCGCCGGCGATGACGCACTGCGGGTCGCCGGTCTGCAGATCGGTTGA
- a CDS encoding EF-hand domain-containing protein, which translates to MKRREKQSESLEIRIGHQTKQDFMEACQSRGLTASEVLRAYVETYSGPRHPRLVLPSVNIKEFTMPASFLALVTAVALTTGLQTSAPAIADRNDPEASFASVDRDGSNDFDLAELFVEAGLTADGQLGPDLRAEVTGSVQSALAELGMEAQQGVASPAYLERVIANAEESAVLSVTAVFNMIDVDGDGRVTRAEFVNYSVE; encoded by the coding sequence ATGAAACGGCGTGAAAAGCAGAGCGAGTCCCTGGAGATCCGGATCGGTCACCAGACCAAGCAGGACTTCATGGAAGCCTGTCAGTCCCGTGGCCTGACGGCCAGCGAGGTCCTTCGCGCCTATGTCGAAACCTATTCCGGTCCACGTCACCCGCGCCTGGTGCTCCCCTCTGTCAATATCAAGGAGTTCACCATGCCCGCCAGTTTTCTTGCCCTCGTTACCGCCGTTGCCCTGACCACCGGATTGCAGACCTCGGCCCCCGCCATTGCAGACCGCAATGACCCGGAGGCCAGCTTCGCCTCGGTCGACCGCGATGGCAGCAATGATTTCGACCTTGCCGAACTTTTCGTTGAAGCCGGCCTGACCGCTGACGGGCAGCTGGGACCGGACCTGCGCGCCGAGGTGACCGGGTCGGTCCAGTCAGCGCTCGCGGAACTCGGCATGGAGGCCCAGCAAGGCGTGGCCTCGCCGGCCTATCTTGAGCGCGTCATTGCCAATGCTGAAGAGTCGGCCGTGCTGAGTGTGACGGCGGTCTTCAATATGATCGATGTGGATGGGGACGGCCGTGTCACGCGAGCCGAGTTCGTGAACTACAGCGTCGAGTAA
- a CDS encoding nucleotide pyrophosphatase/phosphodiesterase family protein — protein sequence MTFRILAIAMLTSLVAACSHLRAPSAEPVAAEAPPVVIMVGLDGLRFDAIDRHEAPNLRALAARGTRPERMVSAMPTKTFVNFYTLATGLYPEHHGMVSNSPYDRRLDETFSNSGGSPQDPRWWGGEPIWITAEQQGLRSHIMFWLGSEVEIDGTRPTIWHPYEHEKPYEERIDEVLTWFDAPVAEQPRFAAVYMDHVDTVLHTNGVGTPQEAEAVARVDALVGQLIAGLEARGVMERTTLLIVSDHGMVDVSTERTIMIDTLADLDGLHIDEFASRYSPGPESFIMGYGDEATVERIHAELQDAHPHMTAYRRQDMPEHWHFDHPDRGPDLFVLADPGWLIITSETDPENPYFTSLRATHGFDNLDETMGATFIGAGPIFPQGSRPAAFENVNVYGLIACALDLEPAPTDGSAEEVERITGGRCPAE from the coding sequence ATGACGTTTCGTATTCTCGCCATCGCCATGCTGACCAGCCTGGTGGCCGCATGCAGCCATCTGCGTGCACCGTCCGCCGAACCGGTTGCGGCCGAAGCGCCACCCGTGGTGATCATGGTCGGGCTGGACGGGTTGCGCTTTGACGCCATCGACCGCCACGAAGCGCCCAATCTGCGCGCCCTCGCCGCGCGCGGGACGCGTCCGGAGCGCATGGTTTCGGCGATGCCGACCAAGACCTTCGTCAATTTCTACACCCTGGCGACCGGCCTCTATCCCGAGCATCACGGCATGGTCTCCAACTCGCCCTATGACCGGCGGCTGGACGAGACCTTTTCCAATTCCGGCGGCAGTCCGCAGGACCCGCGCTGGTGGGGCGGCGAGCCGATCTGGATCACGGCAGAGCAGCAGGGCCTGCGCTCGCACATCATGTTCTGGCTCGGCTCGGAAGTGGAGATCGACGGCACCCGTCCGACGATCTGGCACCCCTATGAGCACGAAAAACCCTATGAAGAACGCATTGATGAAGTTCTCACCTGGTTCGACGCACCGGTCGCCGAGCAGCCTCGCTTCGCCGCCGTCTACATGGATCATGTCGACACGGTGCTGCACACCAATGGCGTCGGCACGCCGCAGGAAGCCGAGGCCGTCGCGCGGGTCGATGCCCTGGTCGGCCAGCTGATCGCCGGGCTGGAAGCGCGCGGCGTGATGGAGCGGACAACCCTCTTGATCGTTTCAGATCATGGTATGGTCGATGTCTCGACCGAGCGGACCATCATGATCGACACGCTCGCCGATCTGGACGGGCTGCATATTGACGAGTTCGCCAGCCGTTACAGCCCCGGTCCGGAATCCTTCATCATGGGCTATGGCGATGAGGCCACGGTCGAGCGCATCCATGCCGAGCTGCAGGATGCCCATCCGCACATGACCGCCTATCGCCGCCAGGACATGCCGGAGCACTGGCATTTCGATCACCCCGATCGCGGCCCGGATCTCTTCGTCCTGGCCGATCCCGGCTGGCTGATCATCACCAGCGAGACCGATCCCGAAAACCCCTATTTCACCAGCCTGCGGGCCACCCACGGCTTTGACAATCTCGACGAAACCATGGGCGCGACCTTCATCGGCGCCGGCCCGATCTTCCCGCAAGGCAGCCGCCCGGCCGCCTTCGAGAACGTCAATGTCTATGGCCTGATCGCCTGCGCACTGGACCTCGAGCCTGCACCGACCGATGGTAGCGCGGAGGAAGTTGAACGGATCACGGGCGGACGCTGCCCGGCGGAGTAA
- a CDS encoding DUF2269 family protein: MELYPLLRLVHILGAAVLFGSGAAIAFFMLMAWRSGERAAFALVARHVVLADWVFTASAVILQPVSGLALAHLAGWPLTAPWLLASVGLYLFIGACWLPVVWIQMRVKRRLAETDGPDIPADVHHLMRIWFALGWPAFAALTAIVWLMITKPVG, from the coding sequence ATGGAGCTCTACCCGCTTCTTCGCCTGGTCCACATTCTCGGTGCCGCGGTGCTGTTCGGATCGGGCGCCGCGATTGCCTTTTTCATGCTGATGGCCTGGCGCAGTGGCGAGCGGGCCGCGTTTGCTCTGGTCGCCCGCCACGTCGTGCTGGCCGACTGGGTGTTCACCGCGAGTGCGGTGATCCTGCAGCCCGTCTCCGGCCTTGCCCTGGCCCATCTCGCAGGCTGGCCACTGACCGCGCCCTGGCTGCTGGCGAGCGTCGGACTCTATCTCTTCATCGGTGCCTGCTGGCTGCCGGTGGTGTGGATCCAGATGCGGGTCAAGCGACGCCTTGCCGAGACTGACGGTCCCGACATCCCCGCTGATGTCCACCATCTGATGCGGATCTGGTTCGCGCTGGGCTGGCCGGCTTTCGCCGCGCTGACCGCCATCGTCTGGCTGATGATCACCAAGCCGGTCGGATGA